Within Topomyia yanbarensis strain Yona2022 chromosome 2, ASM3024719v1, whole genome shotgun sequence, the genomic segment AAGGATTTTTGAGTGGCTAGCATTACGTAGTTGGTAAGTCAATCGCCTTATACGGAGCTCACCTGGGTTCTGTTCCCAACCCCACCCGTAGGTTTATTCttacaatttttttcgtgttctcTTCTTTCGGTGTAGGATTAAATTATCAATGTCCTTTATATTTGCGAGACTCAACCTCATTTGAACGAAAAGTTGGAtttgttccactcgtcagtaactgacactcACTTGCTGCCTGTTAGACGATGTTTCCAAACTAACACCTTGCCAAAGGACAGCTCATTTGCCTATACTCGTCGGCGACCCAGAGCTgctgtgcttggctaaccgagacatGTGAACTTTTTGGATTTCgtgtctaactggcgccaattcGGGGTTAGTTTGGAAAATCGTCTAACTGGGagaagttggtgtcagttactgatgacTGGAACACGAAGCATTACAATCCAACTATTCAAAGTTACGTTTTGTGCCCTTATGCGCAAATTAGTTAATCCACATGTTCCTTTTGGAAAAAGTAGTGGCACAACATACTACagaacttcaaaaatcaaagacCTAGGattcttttgaaaatatttgtatGAATTTTTCCTAAGTTCGAGTGAAataatctcaaaattttacaatatttgGATGGAATCTCAATCATTAACGTGTTGTTGAATCAGGCGATGTGGACGCTTTCTattcaattcaattaatttttctaATACCTATAAATTTCAAATGGCACTTTATCAAGAACTACACAACCGATTGGagtaattttgagttatttgaaAAGAATAATGTGTTGAATTATGCATTATAATTTTGCCTGCAGGAATATTTCACGCTTGCTATGCACCACAAAAATGCAAATGAGAAGAATATGTTATTTTAGTACTTTATATTCACATGCCTTGCAATTTTTGAGACTCTACGGATCACTTATTATGAATTTGGCTCGGATTATAGTGTAAATTCAAGGtgtcatcttgcgcattttcaCTCCAAGGACTTTATGCggatatattttaaaataccCTCATGGAGACTCCAAGTAGTACAGAAATCTTCGTACAAACGGTAGGTTCATAGTTTTACGAATTTCAGTAAACAATTTCTGCCATTAGATATGATTGGTCTGCATAATATCAACCCTTTTACGCACAACgccttcaaaaaaaattaaccctttcatgcccaacttttttctagtgcatgtagggttccaaaactatttttccgttaaaacggtggggtcaagaaactcaaaaaaccttttttcataaaggtaggtgctttccATGCAGTGccagaagctgctcaatttttacctttcaatgcTCACTACAtttttcctagaatatttacaatagtccaacggcgtggaaaacgtagccaaaaatagtctaaattgataagttgcatcagttttcactaatattgcaacataacgaagttatatgaaaaatttattttccgtcgtcaacgtaaacggtctctggcagcactgctccatcggagttcaatcacattaattgcaataacttcagttctagggcTGATCCTTGTagctgttagtactcaaatgaaagccaatagtcacatttattagccttacttgtttttgtgagcaaatcttgactcaatcaaaagttatagctgtttaaaaacgttgttgtccacaaacaacatgggcatgaatgggttaagtaaaaatgataaaatgtatGCGATTTCAAAACTGATACCTGAAATGGCTTCGGTGACTCCAAATTAGTTTTTAACCTTATTTTTAAACAtgtaaacaaatttttatatttttgtccaGACTACGTATAGAGCGAGTTACCACAGTGCGGTCTCATAATTTGGCACCACTGCTCAGTAGTTACTCCAACTATCAAACAACTGCCGAATTTCCTTTTCAAAGTCACAATGGACACAGCGAGCAAGCTTTACTTTGAAACCGCTTGAGGCGTCGTGCCATGGCACCTTTTAATTGGATCCgattttgagttgtttgtggaAGCTTTCATTACGACCAACTCGCCCTCTCCTTCTCTCGACCTCTTTCgttctttttcattttctgtGCCTCGAAAACAGAGTGCCCGTAGTAGACCGGGTAAAGTTCCGAACAAAAGAAAATTTATCAAGAGCTCACCTTTCAGGTGTAGGACGGCTGTACTGTTGACCAGGTTATCCATCAGGGGCAGAAAGTTGTTGTAGGTGATTGTTTCCAGCTGATTGGAGTTGAGATTAAGCGACAGGACTGCCGGCACTCCAGTGAAGATGCCCCTCTCCAGCCGAGTCAGACGATTGTTCTCGAGATTTAGTCGCCGCAGGTTGTTCAAACCATCGAACGCGCGTGCCGACAGTTTCTAGGAAGGCGGAGAGAAAATCGATTTAGGTTTACTTGGCACTTTTCTATCTCCGAGCGATTTAGCAGTTAATTTACTTACCTCAATGTGATTACTGTCCAGATCCAGCTCATGCAGGCTCCACAGCTCGGCAAAAACCGTATCGCCAATGTAACTGATACTGTTGGCTGTCAGTTTAAGGAAACGTAGATTTCCAAGGCCTTTGAATATCTCGCGCGTTAGGACAGAAAGTTGATTCGATTCCAGCTTCAGCTCGTCTAAACTAGTCAGATCGACAAACACGTCATCGTGCAGCATTGTTAGATTATTGAAATCCAAATTTAGTCTTTTCAGCTGTGGCAAACGCACCAGCGCTTCTTTGTCCAGTTCGATTATCTCGTTTCGTTCCAGGCTAATCTCTTCGGGATGATTGGCGAACGCGAAAGGATGAACAATTCGAATCTGATTCTTGTGCAACGTGATGTTTCTTAAATCAGTTAGATTTCCGAACGCGTAATTCAGCAGATCCGGAATCATTCCGTACTCAATAGTCAACTGTTTGAGATACTTTAGCGTCACTATCACATCCGACGGGATGTAGGTAAGATTTCCGATTTTCTGCACGGTGATCTTCAACTGCTCCAGCGTCGTTTGCGTCTGGAACGCCAACCAGTTGGCATCCTTCCGGGGTAGATCCTTACCGAAGATCCAACAGTTGGCTTTCTGTGCCTTAACGTGCGGATCGTCCGGACTGCAGTGACAGACCAGCTTCATCTCACGATCGCCCGAGCAAAGATTCATCAGGGGCATCCCGACGTTGCTGCCCGGAATGAGGTTCGGTTGGGCggattttgtttttttcgatTCTTTCTCCCGGAATCGGCTCTCGGTCGGACTGGTGACGATGCACAGCAATAGCAGCACCAGGGCCACATTTTGGTAGGCTGCCGCTGATGTCATTAGTGTGGAGTACATTTTGGTTTAGTTGGTAGGGCAGGTGTTGTCTAAAAGTGAGCGCAGAGAAgaagaaagagaaaaaaactGATTAGTTACTGTCGTTGCATATTCGTTGCACATTTTGATGTTATCTAAGTGTTTgtgacatttttacatttcttacaaaataaATGGATACGATTAGCTCATATATTGAAAATTGTTCCGAGACTCGGAGGGCCGCATCTCATTAGCTCATTAACTCAACtggacaaattgggacaatgcctgtatgtatgtatgtatgggcACTAATGCcttgtaattatctcagcaattgCGGAACCGATCCGAATctagtttcaaataaaagacCTATCGTTGTTCACATTTGAGATATGcgtgattttgtcaaaatacgACATGTTTTAAGCATATTACTTTCGAATGAAGCAATTATTCACGTTTGGTTCATTCGAAAATATATCTTATGAAAACCTTTCTAATAAGCTGTCAAAATCCATTCATGAACGGCAGAGATATTAGGTTTATTCCAGTACAGAGAAtttactccggagcaaacagtagcaaaaaatacttgctcCTTGTTTcaccggtttgctaccagaaaaagaaaaaaagggaAGAAGagagtttctcctggtactgcaACAAACCTATTAATCATTCTATATTTTCATTCCTGACCAAtttttattaactaaaaaagaGATCGTTACATAAAGAGCATTGCTTTAAGGGGCTAAACTAAACCAATTTGGAATACAAATCTACGTGATCCAAGGAATTCGAATCCAAAAACATTCTGTGGatttattcaataaataatggaattttcgcaaaaatccatatgtaatttcacttcaaagacaTAATGATGTGTAAGTTCTATTCAAAGTGATTTTTTCATAGTTGCTGTATTTACCCCTTGAATTAAGCATTGCGTTCCATCGTGAGGTAGATTTTGGATGGTGTATTATGACAAAGATCATAATGTAATCTACCTTGTAGTGAGATGATTGATTTCTCATATAACTCATATACATATTACACTCGTAGAGTACCGCGAGCAACTTTATTTTCAAATcccacacacctagaaaaaatagtgtaaatttacgtctcctgaccctgacatatacgagcatcaaaaatgacttagttttacgtttgattttaattttacatgacgtttaatttcgtaaatcatgtaattttactccacatgcagcatttgttctgaatggaaggaagtgtaattttatgtcattgtgcatgtaaagtatatgttccatgtaaaattaagcggaccacggtaatgttccgtcatttcgtaaattacggtttgttgaattgtgtcatgtttgcaattacgtcaacaataaaattcagatttttttggtgtgcaaaACTCTAGTGAcaatttgatttcttttgcaagatttaggttatactggtcatTGCGAAAAACTACCAGTTGCATTATTTACAAGGCTGTAAAGAATCAAAGTGTGGTATAATATATAAAAAGTAATGTCAAGGAACTAACCATCACTTACGATTTATCACACACTACCCCTATTTATCTATCTCTGCATAGTTGTGAGAATTGTCACGGCTCACATATATCTTGCTATTCCTCTATTTATTTCTTAGTTTTGTCATAAGATCTTCtactaatttgaaataattgttaATGTCCAATTAATGTGCGCGATGTAATTGTGTACGTTTCAGGTGACAAAACTATTTCTGTCTGCTGTTTCCCTAAAAAcagttttatttttgcattttagtatAGAACATAGTCACACATTGAATCAAATGTAATATTGCATTCTGCTTGACAAAGAAAATGTTTGCAGTCCtgttgtattatgagaaaattttaattaatttattgtcAAACCCTGCTTTTTCCTGAAGATGAAGGGAtatcccttcgaaacgttgcactatgggaagACATGTTACCAAAAAATCTAtaataaaataagcaaaatttacgacaaaaatttatttgaaattataACGCAAAacgatgctgcgattcaaacttttttCTTGAAATCAATACATTGGCACTTGGTCCGGTAGAAACATCAGATTATCTTAGACGACATCATCAAGAAAAGAACAACACGAAAACGAAAAGGTTAAAGCAGAAAAGGAAGTGCATCGTATATTTACTTGCCACTCTGTAATTAACGGAATTTATCACACATTTCAGAACTTTCAGaaacaatggttctcaaattgaTGCAactcgttttattcatttactttatttaaatcatttttgtCAAATTTCATTTTATATACTGCTAGCTGACCCGGCAAACTTCGTCCTGCCGAAAGCAGTATTCATCATTGAAATTATTTCGAGCATTCATGATatcaacaaaatgaagaacaaattgcgcAAATCCATCATGCCGTTCTTAAGTGATGCGCGGTCGTACGTACgccaattttgttttatatatatatatatatatatatatatatatatatatatatatatatatatatatatatatatatatatatatatatatatatatatatatatatatatatatatatatatatatatatatatatatatatatatatatatatatatatatatatatatatatatatatatatatatatatatatatatatatatatatatatatatatatatatatatatatatatatatatatatatactctaTAGATTTCCAGtttgttcattttatgaattttattcgcttgatttattttattcactaagaATATATagataatttttaatgttatttgtttattttaataatttgttgcatttagtattatttttactcattttgttcatttaattCCATTTTATCTATTTCATTCGTTTAATTCTTTGGTTTCTTTCTGATCtgtttattcatttcgtgcattttattcatatcattcgtGTAACTTATTATAGTTAACTGTTCTGATTAATACATTCAGGAATGATCGTATCTAGACTTTTAACCCTTAATATCGCTATGCGAAGTCGGTTAGTTTGTGGGTATACCAcattaagaacctatacctgacgcatAGGATCATTTGAATACATTCAGAACATTGGTGTAGctaaggaggggggggggtaggtTGTTAAAGCCCCCGAAATCAAAATTATTCAGGTTGAGAAAAAAATTACTTAATGCTGAATAATTCAATTAAATATTGcacaataataattttggaagttgtGTTTTAGGCATCTCGAAGACTTATGGAAAATTGTGAGAATTGGATCTTATAACTTAACTGAGATCCCATAGTTGTCGAATTGTCATGAGctctttttttaagtttttccgAAATATGGATTAGGGACAATGTTTCGAATGGGTTTGTTCGGTTGATTCTCTATAAACATAAACTTACtaatcaaaaaatttcaatatttgaaatGATTAGAGTTAAGACAGAAACTCAATGTGATTAAGAACGACAATAATATGCTGAAAAGTAGAAGGAAAGTGATGAAAAATGATGTTTTCCGCTAGTTTcaagcaggtcaggatcggttttttatgagcatttgattgtTGTTTTATTATCAATTAAATAAATAGCCTCTAGGCAGGATTGgctataataatttttttaaatcttttaagTAATTGGCTATTAGCGGTGCATATTTGAGTATTGAATTGAATGGTGTGAAAAAATTGTATACGAGGACTCGTTCTAGAGTTGTGAGCTTTAATagcaaagaaaagtaaaattaatgctccaaaatatttttttcggttACGATCACAACCATTTCGAAATTGTTGACTTTGGATGCTTGGAATTTTTGAAGAACATGATAACGTAAAGCAGCACCTgttctaataaaataattttggtggtTATTTTTTCCTAAAAGTAATCAtagagaatttactcttcaagcaaatttatTCAAGACATAATTATTTCAGAAAAATGGTCGAAACtgctttttccaaaaaatttgcTGAACGGGGCGGGCAAAGTGTAGTAGTAAATCGACAAGGCGCACGCTGCACACCTggattcgattcccaacccctgCACATGAGGTTAGAACTTTTTATAACCTAAAAACTACAAAtgacagccctatggggttatACGAACAgtagacgtaggactgcaatgcgtgaaatatttcatttcttattatatttggattaataattaatcGGAAATATTTCCTTCTACAGTTCACTTGACGtataaccaatcaacatcgaatggtacatattgaaccaaatcgTCTTGGCTGATGatcattttatttataataggcgatcgaatccgattaaacttgtTTAAAATGATCTGAAGAAAGCAGACAGAAAACTGCTATcaaaaccgaactaatatctggaactgttTTAAATCTTTAGGACAGATTCTCAGCTTTGAAAAAATTGTAGAAGCTTTTCGACATTATTGTAATTTGCCCAAGGTACACATATAAATTAATCATATAACGAAGCAAAACATATACCAGAATCggaaataattttatatatggactaaTATATGGACTATAGATGCgttttttgcaacggttttttgaGTAACAGTGTATTCactcataaataggctttgaaGTACCTatgtattagtagaatcaaattgggataggttgagtggaaatgaatcacgtggaatcaataaattgatggAACGTAGataataaaccttcgttgcgctttccatcgattcgcgtgaatttgttgttaagaaagttttcgtcttctTAGCATGTCGTGGAGATAACAatacaaggaaaaaaagttttcgcTTTGCGTAACAAAAGCACAGATGTCTATCATACACGCATGTGACCGCAACGACTTGATTATACCTACACATTCGTCGCAAGCAATAAACCCCAGTGAACGGTGTAGAGTTGTACTGTGCTCCAATAAAACAGCTGTGTTAGTACACGGacacgaatggaagatacgcaccaggcaaaatgagtcaacgctagcGATAATGAACAACTAGTATCACGACGCTATGTTAAGCGTATTTGCACATGGAGCTCGActgtaaaaactattttgtgcacGTGTTTTATGCAAATTAGGTTGTCTAACGAAGTCTACATAaataatgacttttactgtgaccCGTGTTTAAGCTGTGAAGAAATGTTTGTAAATATGgttcacagtaaaagtcattattAATGTCGACCTCGTCAGCGTACACAGCCTAATTAGTGATTTGGAGATTGTACATGAAATGTGTGCTTGAAACAAGTAcgacacaaaagaaagcatggTGTTTGACTGAACAAGATCAGTCGCCTGTTGAACAGCACTGCGTAGCGTGCCTCCACAgtcagtgtaacggacttatcagtctgctacactggctgtgaaaacacgcaGCACAGTGCTTTGCTCTGCCTaacgttcaacaggcaactgaactTGTTCGACCAAATCTGTTCTTTAAATGgttgatgatgacgtcattcatagaagcgttgcacGTTAGGTAAATAAATCTTTTGTGACAGTCTAGAGAAGCGCagccttctgtgtgtaaatgcgagGTAATTTGACAATATTAtacataatttaaatttttaatagcatgatatcaaaaatctttgggtttatctattggaatctgttCTTAGCAATAACTTTGTGCGATatgcgaaaaaaatttgaaaatttatcgtgagatgtctgaattataagcgtttgaccactttcaatatttatttatttttcgttacatttgcaaagtgcacccccataccgaaaacaaagacgtagtcttATGTCCAAAGTAAAGTTTGTTTTATCCATGTTTTGATTAAaactcaaacagaagtatttataGAAGGTGAGAAAATTCATGTTTTCAATAAAACCATATTTTAGTTGTGAACAAGCATTCTTCAAGTATAAAGTTTAACATATCTTCGATGCTTCGACATTTgaggtttttttttgaattggggTCCTTTATGGTTGGGATTTTATCAGGTAGACCATAACGCAAACAAAAAGCAGTTGACCGTTAAATTggctttcaaattgatgcttgtTCAAGCAACGAGCATCTGCTTACTAAACCACTACCAAGAAATCAAAACATTTATCAGTGGACTTATCCAACGAATCACATTCGTTAGTTAGATCGAGATATCGGTCCAACCATCGAATTGTATACTATGAAAGCGAAAAATAATAACAGAAATTCACACGGCCTAAACCTGTAATTCCAACAGTCGATCAAACCGCCCACGCGACCCAACTTCCAAGAAGTGCCAATCGTTCAAATATTGACATTTCGCAGAGAACGAAAAATATCCCACCCTCTTCAAGAGCACATAATTTCCCTGTTACTGTGTATCTGTTTTTTCTCAACTGCCAAACAATGATAGAATGGCTGTCTGCCAATAAATCATCCCGACAAACGTGTGCAACATTTTCAGCATTCACTTTGCGTTCCCGTTTCGGTATATTAACAGAACG encodes:
- the LOC131680790 gene encoding connectin-like, with protein sequence MYSTLMTSAAAYQNVALVLLLLCIVTSPTESRFREKESKKTKSAQPNLIPGSNVGMPLMNLCSGDREMKLVCHCSPDDPHVKAQKANCWIFGKDLPRKDANWLAFQTQTTLEQLKITVQKIGNLTYIPSDVIVTLKYLKQLTIEYGMIPDLLNYAFGNLTDLRNITLHKNQIRIVHPFAFANHPEEISLERNEIIELDKEALVRLPQLKRLNLDFNNLTMLHDDVFVDLTSLDELKLESNQLSVLTREIFKGLGNLRFLKLTANSISYIGDTVFAELWSLHELDLDSNHIEKLSARAFDGLNNLRRLNLENNRLTRLERGIFTGVPAVLSLNLNSNQLETITYNNFLPLMDNLVNSTAVLHLKGQLRSGKRRFLTVPPSSDNFGNENTPKSAPLCNFAETHPAKSNAIVKRERTVIIKPIEQQVATVTKQEIQGKLDPVSLRVKEVYYRPNGEATVRCDSRESALKLLSTVKANLSEKYNADVQKALKPRVKVAGFTDDITAENFVEKLIQQNNFPQPANLTVIRIVRNEKHTDNPMSTWVGCAARSLNV